A genomic segment from Nicotiana tabacum cultivar K326 chromosome 9, ASM71507v2, whole genome shotgun sequence encodes:
- the LOC107820083 gene encoding putative serine/threonine-protein kinase PBL3, producing MGNCLGSSARVDATLSSQNISASGASRIPSRTSNSSVLSSLSIPSYSRKSSVDTLSTPRSEGEILFSPNVKSFSFNDLKSATRNFRPDSLLGEGGFGYVFKGWIDEHTLTAAKPGSGMVIAVKKLKPEGFQGHKEWVTEVNYLGQLRHPNLVKLIGYCIEGDDRLLVYEFMPKGSLENHLFRRGPQPLTWSTRIKVAIGAARGLAFLHDAKEQVIYRDFKASNILLDAEFNAKLSDFGLAKAGPTGDRTHVSTQVIGTQGYAAPEYVATGRLTSRSDVYSFGVVLLELLSGRRALDKTKVGVEQNLVDWAKPYLGDKRKLFRIMDTKLGGQYPQKGAYTAANLAWQCLSNEPKLRPRMSEVLASLEELQAPKGANNISRIEHRSTSSSVPVSPFRHRSSLSMTPSASPLQAYHKSPRGR from the exons CTTCTGGAGCCTCTAGGATTCCCAGCAGAACCAGCAATTCCTCTGTTTTATCAAGTCTAAGTATTCCATCTTATAGTCGGAAAAGCAGTGTTGATACACTTTCTACTCCAAGATCTGAAGGCGAAATTTTGTTTTCCCCCAATGTTAAGTCCTTCTCATTTAATGATTTGAAAAGTGCAACAAGGAACTTTAGACCTGACAGTCTTCTTGGCGAAGGAGGTTTTGGTTATGTTTTCAAAGGATGGATTGATGAACACACTCTTACTGCTGCAAAGCCTGGTTCTGGAATGGTCATTGCGGTCAAGAAGCTGAAGCCAGAGGGTTTTCAGGGTCACAAGGAGTGGGTG ACTGAAGTTAATTACCTCGGGCAACTTCGTCATCCAAACCTGGTTAAACTCATTGGGTATTGTATAGAGGGAGACGACCGACTATTGGTGTATGAGTTCATGCCTAAAGGAAGCTTGGAGAACCATTTATTTAGAA GAGGGCCTCAGCCTCTGACTTGGTCAACAAGAATTAAGGTGGCTATTGGTGCTGCGAGAGGCCTTGCTTTCTTACATGACGCTAAAGAACAAGTTATATATCGGGATTTTAAGGCTTCTAATATTCTTCTAGATGCG GAATTTAATGCAAAGTTGTCTGATTTTGGTTTGGCCAAGGCAGGCCCAACTGGTGATCGCACTCATGTATCCACTCAAGTGATTGGTACACAGGGCTATGCCGCTCCAGAATATGTTGCTACAG GTCGATTGACATCAAGAAGTGATGTATATAGCTTCGGGGTTGTATTGCTTGAACTATTATCAGGACGTCGTGCTCTCGATAAAACAAAGGTTGGTGTAGAGCAAAATCTTGTGGATTGGGCAAAGCCATATCTAGGGGACAAGAGGAAGTTGTTTCGAATTATGGACACCAAACTAGGGGGCCAGTATCCTCAGAAAGGAGCATATACAGCTGCTAACCTTGCTTGGCAATGTCTAAGCAATGAGCCGAAGCTAAGGCCACGTATGTCTGAGGTGTTGGCTTCTCTTGAAGAGCTTCAAGCACCAAAAGGTGCTAACAACATCTCTCGGATTGAGCATCGATCCACTTCTAGCTCTGTTCCAGTTTCTCCATTTAGACATCGTTCATCACTCAGCATGACACCTTCTGCCTCTCCATTACAGGCCTATCACAAGTCTCCACGCGGAAGGTGA
- the LOC107809953 gene encoding uncharacterized protein LOC107809953, with translation MASSYWGVNHGKLVFLIITFCFIIDSTAAEWLNHGGDRRNRRSAVGEVLISPRTINRLKLRWKFLAGFDITATPAVANGVVYFPSWNGNLYAVNALTGQLIWQQNLTRLTGLPVTRTTVNVTVSRSTPVVADDLLLVGIYGPAVVIAVRRLTGTLVWSTLLDPRPLALITQSGTVSLGGYYVGVSSLEELLPATQCCTFRGSLVKLNVRTGAILWQTYTLPDNGGRLGGYSGAAIWGSSPAIDIARGFVYVGTGNLYLAPPEVLRCQAAQNNRTTPPTNPDQCFGEDVHFNSILAFDVDSGEIAWATQLGGYDVFYFTCLVPNNPDCPPGPNLDADFGEAPMLLTIFSNGRLRDIVVAVQKSGFAWALDRNTGHIVWVKKAGPGSLEGGGVWGAATDGRRVYTNIVNGNRVPFTLAPSNQTTTAGGWVALDANTGQILWTTADPSNDTAHGPVTIVNGLLFAGSVAPNGPLYAMDASNGKILWTFNTGATIYGGVSVSYGCVYVGHGYSISLAKFHPTWTSGTSLFAFCIDV, from the exons ATGGCTTCAAGTTATTGGGGAGTCAACCATGGAAAACTTGTTTTCCTAATCATCACATTTTGCTTTATTATAGATAGTACAGCTGCCGAA TGGTTGAACCACGGCGGAGACAGAAGAAACAGAAGGTCAGCTGTTGGGGAGGTTTTGATAAGTCCAAGAACAATAAACAGATTGAAACTAAGGTGGAAATTCTTGGCTGGATTTGACATTACAGCAACCCCAGCAGTGGCCAATGGAGTAGTTTATTTCCCTTCATGGAATGGGAATTTGTATGCAGTGAATGCATTAACTGGACAACTCATATGGCAACAGAATCTTACAAGACTCACTGGCTTGCCTGTAACAAGGACAACCGTGAATGTGACAGTGTCAAGATCAACTCCAGTGGTGGCTGATGATCTTCTACTTGTGGGAATTTATGGACCTGCTGTTGTGATTGCAGTGAGACGCTTAACAGGAACACTTGTTTGGTCCACTCTGCTAGATCCCAGGCCTCTGGCTCTTATCACTCAATCAGGAACAGTTTCCTTGGG TGGATATTATGTGGGAGTATCATCACTGGAGGAACTACTACCAGCTACACAATGTTGTACTTTTAGAGGCAGTCTAGTAAAGCTAAATGTTCGAACTGGTGCAATTCTATGGCAAACATATACACTCCCAGACAATGGTGGAAGACTCGGAGGTTATTCAGGAGCAGCAATATGGGGAAGCAGCCCTGCTATTGACATAGCCAGAGGATTTGTCTACGTAGGAACTGGAAATCTATACTTAGCTCCACCAGAGGTGCTGAGATGTCAAGCAGCACAGAATAATCGAACAACGCCACCAACTAACCCTGATCAGTGTTTTGGTGAAGATGTTCATTTTAATTCCATTCTTGCATTTGATGTAGATTCTGGAGAAATTGCTTGGGCAACACAGCTTGGAGGCTACGACGTTTTCTATTTCACTTGTTTAGTTCCTAATAATCCAGATTGCCCACCAGGGCCTAACTTGGATGCAGATTTTGGAGAGGCGCCTATGTTGCTAACTATATTCTCAAATGGAAGACTGCGTGATATTGTGGTAGCTGTCCAGAAAAGTGGCTTCGCCTGGGCTCTTGATCGCAACACTGGCCATATTGTTTGGGTTAAG AAAGCAGGACCAGGGAGCTTGGAGGGAGGAGGAGTATGGGGTGCAGCCACAGATGGGAGGCGAGTTTACACAAACATAGTCAATGGAAATAGAGTTCCTTTCACCTTAGCACCTTCGAATCAAACAACAACAGCTGGTGGATGGGTAGCATTGGATGCAAACACGGGCCAAATCCTTTGGACCACTGCAGACCCTAGCAACGACACGGCCCACGGGCCGGTCACCATAGTTAATGGACTTCTTTTTGCAGGATCTGTGGCTCCTAATGGCCCTCTCTATGCCATGGATGCCAGTAATGGTAAAATCTTGTGGACATTTAACACTGGTGCTACTATCTATGGGGGTGTATCAGTTAGCTATGGTTGTGTTTATGTTGGCCATGGATATTCAATTAGTTTGGCTAAGTTCCATCCAACTTGGACCAGTGGCACTTCACTCTTTGCCTTTTGCATTGATGTATGA